A single window of Fischerella sp. PCC 9605 DNA harbors:
- the fni gene encoding type 2 isopentenyl-diphosphate Delta-isomerase: MNTPITQSATTQTRKADHIRICLEEDVQFQQTTNGLESYRFIHCCLPELDRDEIDISTTFLGKRLLAPLLISSMTGGTQEAGIINRRLAEAAQHYKIAMGVGSQRVAVEKPSVADTFAVRKYAPDVLLFANLGAVQLNYDYGLDECLRVVDILEADALILHLNPLQECIQPRGDTNFRGLLEKIAILCKSLPVPVIAKEVGNGISAAMAEKLVAAGVRAIDVAGAGGTSWAKVESERAESPLQRRLGRTFADWGLPTADCITSIRAVAPEIPLIASGGLRHGLDAAKALALGADIAGLAMPFLQAAASSEAAVYDLGKVLISEITTVLFCTGNATLAQLKCSGSLERLTLP, encoded by the coding sequence GTGAACACGCCCATTACCCAATCAGCCACTACCCAAACTCGCAAAGCCGACCACATTCGCATCTGCTTAGAAGAAGATGTGCAATTCCAACAAACTACCAATGGACTGGAATCCTATCGTTTCATCCATTGTTGCTTACCCGAACTCGATCGCGATGAAATTGACATTAGTACTACCTTTTTGGGAAAGCGTCTCCTCGCCCCACTGCTGATTTCTTCCATGACTGGGGGAACCCAAGAAGCAGGTATAATTAACCGTCGTCTGGCGGAAGCTGCTCAACACTATAAAATTGCGATGGGCGTTGGTTCCCAGCGCGTAGCAGTGGAGAAACCTTCTGTTGCTGATACTTTCGCCGTCCGTAAATACGCTCCTGACGTTCTTCTATTTGCCAACCTGGGCGCTGTTCAACTCAACTACGACTACGGCTTAGATGAATGTTTGCGAGTCGTTGACATCCTTGAGGCTGATGCTTTGATTTTGCATCTCAACCCACTGCAAGAGTGCATTCAACCCCGAGGCGATACAAATTTTCGGGGATTACTTGAAAAAATAGCTATTTTATGCAAGTCACTACCCGTACCAGTAATTGCTAAAGAAGTAGGCAATGGTATCTCAGCGGCAATGGCAGAGAAACTTGTTGCTGCTGGAGTGAGGGCGATTGATGTGGCGGGTGCTGGTGGTACGTCTTGGGCAAAGGTAGAAAGCGAACGGGCAGAAAGTCCTTTACAGCGGCGCTTGGGTAGAACTTTTGCAGATTGGGGTTTGCCAACAGCAGATTGTATAACCAGCATTCGTGCTGTTGCACCAGAAATACCTTTGATTGCTTCAGGAGGGTTGCGTCATGGGCTGGATGCAGCAAAAGCCCTGGCACTAGGAGCAGATATAGCTGGTTTAGCAATGCCATTTTTGCAAGCGGCTGCCTCTTCAGAAGCTGCTGTTTACGACTTGGGGAAAGTGTTAATTTCTGAGATCACCACAGTACTATTTTGTACTGGCAACGCCACCTTAGCACAATTAAAGTGTTCGGGAAGTTTAGAGCGATTGACACTCCCCTGA
- a CDS encoding alpha/beta fold hydrolase, whose protein sequence is MNGAVHWQQRVGNQRDWVWRGWQTRYTYIRPIQNHQQTTPLILLHGFGASIGHWRHNLEVLGEQHTVYALDMLGFGASEKACVNYSIQLWVEQVYDFWKTFIRQPVILVGNSTGSLISLAAAAIHPEMVQGVVMMSLPDPSLEQEAIPAFLHPVVATIKNIVASPLVLKPLFYFIRRPKFLRRWAAIAYANPEAITDELIEILAGPPQDRGSARAFSALFKATISPNFGLSVKSLLPTLTIPMLLIWGQKDRFVPPALAREFARYNGNLQLLNLENVGHCPHDESPDIINQAILDWIISLSKRDPILSELADA, encoded by the coding sequence TTGAACGGCGCGGTTCACTGGCAACAACGAGTAGGCAATCAACGAGACTGGGTTTGGCGGGGTTGGCAAACTCGCTACACTTACATTCGTCCGATCCAAAATCACCAACAGACAACACCCCTGATTTTGCTACACGGGTTTGGTGCTTCTATTGGACATTGGCGACACAATTTAGAAGTATTGGGGGAACAGCACACAGTCTACGCCCTTGATATGTTGGGTTTTGGGGCTTCAGAAAAAGCTTGCGTTAATTACAGCATCCAGCTTTGGGTAGAACAGGTTTACGACTTTTGGAAAACATTTATTCGTCAACCTGTGATTTTAGTAGGTAATTCTACTGGTTCGCTGATTTCCTTAGCTGCCGCCGCAATCCATCCAGAAATGGTGCAAGGTGTAGTGATGATGAGTTTGCCAGATCCCTCATTAGAACAAGAGGCTATACCTGCTTTTCTGCATCCTGTCGTTGCCACCATTAAAAATATCGTGGCTTCGCCATTGGTGCTCAAACCCCTATTTTACTTCATTCGCCGACCAAAGTTTTTGCGTCGCTGGGCTGCGATTGCTTACGCTAACCCAGAGGCTATTACAGACGAACTAATAGAAATACTAGCTGGCCCTCCTCAAGATCGGGGTTCAGCCCGTGCTTTTAGTGCTTTGTTTAAAGCTACAATCAGCCCCAATTTTGGATTGAGTGTTAAGTCTTTATTGCCTACTTTAACAATTCCTATGCTCTTAATTTGGGGGCAAAAAGACAGGTTTGTTCCCCCTGCGCTTGCTCGTGAATTTGCTCGGTATAACGGAAATTTGCAACTGTTGAATCTAGAAAATGTCGGGCATTGTCCCCACGATGAATCCCCAGATATAATTAACCAGGCAATTTTGGATTGGATTATTTCACTTTCTAAAAGAGACCCTATTTTATCAGAATTAGCAGATGCTTAA
- the cas2 gene encoding CRISPR-associated endonuclease Cas2, with product MNVVVSYDISEDKRRTKIHNILKSYGQWVQYSVFECQLSDTQYAKLRSRLNKLIQPDTDSIRFYFLCACCFGKVERIGGEQPRDNTIFFAECADG from the coding sequence ATGAATGTTGTTGTATCCTATGATATCTCTGAGGATAAACGCCGTACAAAGATTCATAACATCCTCAAGTCCTACGGGCAATGGGTGCAGTACAGTGTGTTTGAGTGCCAGCTTAGCGACACGCAGTATGCAAAATTGCGATCGCGCTTGAACAAGTTGATTCAACCTGATACTGATAGCATCCGCTTTTACTTTCTCTGCGCTTGCTGTTTTGGTAAAGTTGAACGTATCGGTGGTGAACAGCCTCGCGACAACACAATTTTCTTTGCTGAATGCGCGGATGGGTAG
- the cas1d gene encoding type I-D CRISPR-associated endonuclease Cas1d: MGTVYITQEDAFIGKVDERLNVKFDKKTILDVPLIKIDGVVVLGRATVSPAVVNELLERQIPLTFLTETGRYLGRLEPEVTKNIFVRKAQWQAAGESNQAIHAVQGFVRGKLKNYRNILNRRQRESTDLDLSASIQRLEQVIAPIDTTQSINSLRGLEGAGSAAYFGCFDQMIRNTEFKFTNRVRRPPTDPVNSLLSFGYALLRHDVQGAVNVVGFDPYLGYLHCDRYGRPSLALDLMEEFRPLVVDAIVLSTLNKLLLTPADFVTEPLSGAVSLTNEGRKTFLRLYAQKKQSEFKHPVLGRKCTYQEAFELQARLLAKYLMGESEKYPPLVLK; the protein is encoded by the coding sequence ATGGGCACAGTTTATATTACTCAAGAAGATGCTTTTATCGGCAAAGTTGATGAACGACTCAACGTCAAATTTGATAAAAAAACAATTTTAGATGTGCCATTAATTAAAATTGATGGTGTCGTAGTGTTAGGACGCGCTACGGTTTCACCAGCTGTCGTCAATGAATTATTAGAACGTCAAATTCCGCTGACATTTCTGACTGAAACAGGTCGTTATTTAGGACGTTTAGAACCAGAAGTGACCAAAAATATTTTTGTGCGTAAGGCACAATGGCAAGCAGCAGGCGAATCAAATCAAGCAATTCATGCTGTCCAAGGGTTTGTACGCGGTAAACTGAAAAACTACCGCAACATCCTCAACCGTCGCCAACGCGAATCTACAGACTTAGATTTATCTGCTTCTATCCAGCGCTTGGAACAAGTAATTGCACCAATTGATACGACTCAAAGTATAAATTCTTTACGCGGATTGGAGGGTGCAGGTAGTGCAGCTTATTTTGGCTGTTTCGATCAAATGATTCGGAACACCGAATTTAAGTTTACCAACCGTGTTCGCCGTCCACCAACCGATCCGGTGAATTCTTTACTCAGCTTTGGTTATGCGTTGCTACGTCATGATGTTCAAGGTGCAGTTAATGTTGTCGGGTTTGACCCATATTTAGGATACCTGCACTGCGATCGCTACGGTAGACCATCACTAGCATTGGATTTAATGGAAGAATTTCGTCCCTTGGTGGTGGATGCAATAGTCTTATCTACATTAAATAAGCTGTTATTGACACCTGCTGATTTTGTCACGGAGCCCTTAAGCGGTGCAGTTTCCCTCACCAACGAAGGACGAAAAACATTCCTGCGCTTATATGCACAGAAGAAGCAATCTGAATTCAAGCATCCTGTGCTGGGACGCAAATGTACTTACCAAGAAGCATTTGAACTGCAAGCCCGATTACTGGCTAAATACTTAATGGGCGAAAGCGAGAAATATCCACCATTGGTTTTGAAGTAG
- the cas4 gene encoding CRISPR-associated protein Cas4, with product MNDTEYIPIAALNQYAYCPHRCWRMICAGEFIDNQYTIEGTSLHDRVHTLGQGHREDIWQIRAIWLKSDQYKLIGKADLIEAENGEWYPVEYKRGRKGEWDNDELQVCAQALCLEEMTGKKIPLGYIYYAHSHQRQLVEITDELRQSTVHTIAAVQALLFTGAMPKAFKTKRCDGCSLYLRCLPQAADKVGRYQEAN from the coding sequence ATGAATGATACAGAATATATTCCGATCGCTGCACTCAATCAATATGCCTATTGTCCGCATCGCTGCTGGCGGATGATTTGTGCAGGCGAATTCATCGATAATCAATACACAATTGAAGGTACAAGTTTACACGATCGCGTCCATACTCTAGGACAAGGACACCGCGAAGATATCTGGCAAATTAGAGCGATTTGGCTGAAATCAGATCAATACAAACTTATAGGTAAAGCTGATTTAATTGAAGCAGAAAATGGTGAGTGGTATCCCGTCGAATACAAGCGGGGACGTAAAGGCGAGTGGGATAACGATGAACTACAAGTTTGCGCCCAAGCGTTGTGTTTGGAAGAAATGACTGGGAAAAAAATTCCTCTCGGTTATATCTATTACGCGCACTCGCATCAACGCCAATTAGTAGAAATTACTGATGAACTGCGCCAAAGCACAGTTCATACTATCGCAGCAGTTCAAGCTTTGCTATTTACAGGTGCTATGCCAAAAGCATTCAAAACTAAGCGTTGCGATGGTTGTAGTCTTTATCTACGATGTTTGCCTCAAGCTGCGGACAAAGTAGGACGTTATCAAGAAGCCAATTAA
- the cas6 gene encoding CRISPR-associated endoribonuclease Cas6, translated as MPHSLVLNLIPHSPIYPNYLTGRHYHALFLNLVSSVDRTLGDLLHHSTADKAFTLSPLQVPSTYTSNGSGKRGHSSQKNYTLQWQHEKPIPPGTPCWWRISLLDDTLFSQLTPLWLNINPERPWHLGSADLYITSILGTPQSTQPWANACTYEQLYEQANQSDRTLQFTFATPVAFRQGGYDTVMPIRECVFNSLLNRWNKYSGIEFTNIPIDAIYPSFFNIHTEVVSNYESKFIGCVGEISYRILGNVEPIAIKQINTLANFALYTGVGRKTTMGMGMTRRINS; from the coding sequence ATGCCGCATAGTTTAGTTCTCAATCTCATTCCCCACTCTCCCATCTATCCTAATTATCTTACCGGCAGACATTACCACGCACTGTTTTTAAATCTTGTCAGTTCGGTAGATAGAACTTTGGGTGACTTACTCCACCACTCCACCGCAGATAAAGCTTTTACTCTGTCTCCTTTACAGGTGCCATCGACTTACACAAGTAATGGTAGTGGCAAGCGAGGACATTCAAGCCAAAAAAATTACACTTTACAATGGCAACACGAAAAACCTATTCCACCGGGTACTCCCTGTTGGTGGCGCATCTCTCTATTAGACGACACTCTCTTTAGCCAACTGACTCCACTTTGGCTGAATATCAATCCCGAACGTCCTTGGCATTTGGGTTCTGCGGATTTGTACATCACAAGTATTCTTGGCACTCCCCAATCAACGCAACCTTGGGCAAATGCTTGTACCTATGAGCAATTATATGAGCAAGCAAACCAGAGCGATCGCACTCTTCAATTCACCTTTGCCACGCCTGTAGCCTTCCGTCAAGGTGGCTACGATACCGTTATGCCAATTCGAGAATGTGTTTTCAACAGTCTTCTCAATCGCTGGAACAAATATAGTGGGATTGAATTTACCAACATCCCCATCGATGCAATTTATCCAAGTTTTTTTAACATTCACACAGAAGTTGTTAGTAACTATGAAAGCAAATTTATCGGTTGTGTTGGTGAAATTAGCTATCGGATTCTCGGTAATGTAGAACCAATCGCGATTAAGCAAATAAATACTCTTGCTAACTTTGCCTTGTATACCGGAGTTGGACGCAAAACAACGATGGGTATGGGTATGACACGCAGGATAAATAGTTAG
- the cas5d gene encoding type I-D CRISPR-associated protein Cas5/Csc1, with the protein MAIIYRCQIELHDSLYHATREIGRLYETEPVIHNYALCYALGLVDSEIYSTTVSEQDSYRYFCPEQVPKYEEHLTPLNHQGIYVTPARSLNHTAILNTWKYANNNYHVEMEKTQKNIPSFGRAKEIAPESQFEFFVISQKELKLPKWIRLGKWMSKAEVTVEQLLKPKIAEGVFTCTHPLNPLDVMFTNQVISYDVVNMPPVSLIQNVQMRGQYYYFDDIKELKIPVRMAYYFRG; encoded by the coding sequence ATGGCAATTATTTACCGTTGTCAAATTGAATTACATGATAGTTTGTATCATGCCACTCGCGAAATAGGAAGATTATACGAAACAGAACCAGTAATTCACAATTATGCCCTCTGTTACGCACTCGGATTAGTAGATAGTGAAATTTACTCCACCACAGTTTCTGAACAAGACTCCTACCGCTACTTTTGCCCAGAACAAGTTCCCAAATATGAGGAGCATTTAACACCACTAAATCACCAAGGAATCTACGTCACTCCAGCACGTTCTCTCAATCATACTGCCATTCTCAATACTTGGAAGTATGCGAATAATAACTATCATGTTGAGATGGAAAAAACCCAGAAAAATATCCCTAGTTTTGGTAGAGCAAAAGAAATTGCACCGGAAAGTCAATTTGAGTTCTTTGTCATCTCCCAAAAAGAACTGAAATTGCCAAAATGGATTCGCTTGGGCAAATGGATGAGTAAAGCTGAGGTGACGGTTGAACAATTACTAAAACCTAAGATCGCTGAAGGTGTATTCACTTGCACTCATCCTTTAAATCCTTTGGATGTCATGTTCACTAATCAAGTGATTAGCTATGATGTGGTAAATATGCCTCCAGTTAGTCTCATTCAAAATGTCCAAATGCGAGGGCAATATTACTACTTTGACGATATCAAAGAACTAAAAATTCCCGTGCGGATGGCATACTATTTTCGAGGTTAA
- the cas7d gene encoding type I-D CRISPR-associated protein Cas7/Csc2: MNFLKTVDAKFFHNEIPAKPMGKYAHFITIRITESYPLFQTDGELNKAKVRAGIEQKEPISRLAMFKRKQSTPERLTGRELLRNYKIGDWEKCDYNVDFSKTTPDCILYGFAIGDAGSEKSKVVVDTAYSITPFEDSHLNFTLNAPFENGTMSRNGEVTSRINSQDHILPQVFFPSIVTLKDPTEAGFLYVFNNILRTRHYGAQTTRTGRVRNELIGIIFADGEIISNLRWTQKIYDLLNFAGKINPPDPLNEDDVRDAANKAIAELMTQEFISHTDYIGDGFLPLLNEVKAITSDENKLKELLTQANAESSAYAQKHILKSSEKGKKGKKASAAAE; the protein is encoded by the coding sequence ATGAACTTTCTGAAAACCGTTGACGCTAAATTCTTCCATAACGAAATCCCTGCAAAACCAATGGGTAAATATGCACATTTCATCACAATTCGCATCACTGAATCTTATCCATTGTTTCAGACTGATGGAGAATTAAATAAAGCCAAAGTGCGTGCGGGAATTGAACAAAAAGAACCGATTAGCCGCTTGGCAATGTTTAAACGTAAACAATCCACACCAGAACGTTTAACCGGACGAGAATTACTGCGTAACTATAAAATTGGTGACTGGGAAAAATGCGACTACAACGTAGATTTCAGCAAAACAACTCCTGATTGTATTCTCTATGGTTTTGCAATTGGTGATGCTGGTTCCGAAAAATCAAAAGTAGTTGTGGACACTGCTTATTCAATCACTCCCTTTGAAGACTCTCACTTGAACTTCACCCTCAATGCACCATTTGAGAACGGAACTATGAGTAGAAACGGGGAAGTTACCAGCAGAATTAATAGCCAAGATCATATCTTACCCCAAGTTTTCTTCCCTAGTATTGTGACACTCAAAGATCCTACTGAAGCCGGATTTTTATATGTTTTTAACAATATCCTTAGAACTCGTCACTATGGCGCACAAACAACCCGTACTGGTAGAGTTCGTAATGAATTAATTGGGATAATTTTTGCCGATGGTGAAATTATTAGCAATTTGCGGTGGACTCAAAAAATTTACGATTTATTGAACTTTGCAGGAAAAATTAATCCTCCCGATCCGCTGAATGAAGATGATGTTCGAGATGCTGCTAATAAAGCAATTGCTGAACTCATGACTCAGGAGTTTATTTCCCACACCGATTATATTGGTGATGGCTTTCTACCTCTGCTAAATGAAGTCAAAGCTATTACTAGTGATGAAAATAAACTCAAAGAATTATTGACTCAAGCAAATGCAGAATCATCTGCTTATGCACAAAAACACATCCTCAAGAGTTCTGAAAAAGGTAAGAAAGGCAAAAAAGCAAGTGCAGCAGCTGAGTAA
- the cas10d gene encoding type I-D CRISPR-associated protein Cas10d/Csc3, translated as MTDFEDNFDDLPEYVPDFDSTDDDDDESPIKKELLTIRLFKQAVKKSRDNQGDTILEKFAEYVLPNLIQQLAGATAKGGKFFDVTVPKINAKRACEGKPPVDSSRNAGDQSIVAHLLNGLFPTYRIIKELQKSSVTNPVKRNCGELQVCIFIASYLLHDYEKFPDYKAWLIENNIAERDWELEPPKKTDAPNLGRGYITKKILDFGLHYLLGDDWQDFIDDLIEISNNSGVKHDSDLGLATRGLKTLDDERIDSRIRQVLIDLVSLSDLFASVIKHPRDVETGRLPNLISRLSNHQLKLTYHSLSENRGVLTNILNNSLIEAHPEEFYTPLLYLPDGVVYLANTNAPTITTDTIPEGVVDKIKSLCAEKLGERQTGFNRDGKGLKFADYYWLFFDVVGLMKVSIDAACRLLPDAKNAASGKRSESLQSYQTQGELPENLNLQFINDIRIDRLAEFGDILCRGIWGTWRERVHEAQKELPKAKRKIPPELDLTQKLAEYLELSEEIPAVRQIQFLKKTGGVPLDWYYLAAQYFRKHPGKDFAEILEVMRGMVNHAASLIQPIVDNFQDIPDGWEDLKTYVKRVISLPTGAVFAPETEPFLLELKRYNAAKVTGRGRESVCAMSSSAYTVTEQMESATLFAPQVYSNRQILFNAQAAKRQICSIWSIEIMLRQILMNQTNAIGGDFESRKYRYLYLYPTYFFTPETNKFLQLAYNQFARTRFDAELRKHFITDQQIAKFSIQNYQQVDTLLIKENLQPDDDRTFKISFPEKETLTFFFLGLPPGREPTDTESWVTPAWLALTLPLVMDVKVVASESPVPPFISGAEFEETALLDGEHQAIHSLIKKDNYRLDSILPRKSGEFSPLNTLTAAYSIHLEVNRKKDGDPDWGKLADLARDLETSPLYVFHYLNKWLRKQDKVETVSIAKTRLYLDFYHYFEPGGETVNQLRELTELYRRFYRAKSSYAKANAILKPIDEAADVLLKIDKAIASDAESLTDVVAARLSKLMNNVRRKAAEGKPTLTLVEGKWKPALTPEEERQAVYDFAKYFVKEIFEGSFKSDRARLAGTQLNLIRDTCEYLYRLADDEERKNLPQAESEDIPDLDVDDAA; from the coding sequence ATGACAGACTTTGAAGATAATTTTGATGATTTACCGGAATATGTACCAGATTTTGATTCCACAGATGATGACGATGATGAATCGCCGATAAAAAAAGAACTGCTAACAATACGCTTGTTCAAACAAGCAGTGAAAAAATCGAGAGATAATCAAGGAGATACAATTTTAGAAAAGTTTGCAGAATATGTCTTACCCAATCTCATTCAACAGTTAGCGGGTGCAACTGCGAAGGGTGGTAAGTTCTTTGATGTCACAGTTCCAAAAATTAATGCCAAACGTGCTTGTGAAGGTAAACCTCCTGTTGATAGCAGCAGAAATGCAGGTGATCAATCCATAGTAGCTCATTTACTGAATGGATTATTTCCCACCTATCGAATTATCAAGGAATTGCAAAAATCTAGTGTAACTAATCCAGTTAAACGTAACTGTGGTGAGTTACAAGTTTGTATTTTCATTGCTTCCTATCTACTGCATGATTATGAAAAGTTTCCTGATTATAAAGCATGGTTGATAGAGAATAATATAGCTGAAAGAGATTGGGAATTAGAACCTCCGAAAAAAACAGATGCACCCAATTTAGGACGTGGATACATCACCAAGAAAATACTAGACTTTGGCTTGCATTATTTATTAGGTGATGATTGGCAAGATTTTATTGACGATCTCATCGAAATTAGTAATAATTCTGGTGTTAAACACGACTCCGATTTAGGTCTTGCTACTCGTGGATTAAAAACCTTAGATGATGAAAGGATAGATAGTAGAATTCGACAGGTTTTAATCGACCTAGTCTCACTATCTGATTTATTTGCTTCTGTCATCAAACATCCTAGAGATGTAGAAACTGGTCGTTTACCGAATCTAATTAGCAGACTCAGTAACCATCAATTAAAACTCACATACCATTCCCTTTCAGAAAATCGTGGTGTTCTTACTAATATCCTCAACAATTCATTAATTGAAGCACACCCAGAAGAATTTTATACACCGTTGCTTTATCTTCCTGATGGTGTTGTCTACCTAGCGAATACAAATGCACCAACCATTACTACTGATACAATTCCTGAAGGTGTTGTTGATAAAATCAAAAGTCTTTGTGCTGAGAAGTTAGGCGAAAGACAAACTGGATTTAATCGCGATGGGAAGGGTTTAAAGTTTGCTGATTATTACTGGCTATTTTTTGATGTTGTCGGATTAATGAAAGTCAGTATTGATGCAGCTTGCAGATTACTTCCAGATGCAAAAAATGCTGCGAGTGGGAAGCGTAGTGAGAGTTTACAAAGCTATCAAACCCAAGGCGAATTGCCTGAAAATTTAAATCTACAATTTATCAACGACATTCGCATTGACCGCTTGGCTGAATTTGGCGATATTTTGTGTCGGGGAATTTGGGGTACTTGGCGGGAACGAGTTCATGAAGCACAAAAAGAATTACCAAAAGCAAAAAGAAAAATACCTCCAGAGTTAGATTTAACTCAAAAGCTAGCTGAATACTTAGAATTGTCAGAAGAAATACCAGCAGTCAGACAAATTCAATTCCTAAAGAAAACTGGTGGTGTTCCGCTTGATTGGTACTATCTTGCAGCACAGTATTTCCGCAAGCATCCCGGTAAAGATTTTGCTGAAATCTTGGAAGTTATGCGAGGAATGGTAAATCATGCTGCAAGTTTAATTCAGCCAATTGTCGATAATTTTCAAGATATTCCGGATGGTTGGGAGGATTTAAAAACCTACGTTAAGCGTGTAATATCATTACCAACAGGAGCAGTTTTCGCACCAGAAACCGAACCATTTTTACTGGAATTAAAACGTTACAATGCCGCAAAAGTAACGGGAAGAGGAAGAGAAAGCGTTTGTGCAATGTCGAGTTCTGCTTATACTGTCACTGAACAGATGGAGTCAGCAACTTTATTTGCACCACAAGTTTACAGCAACCGTCAGATTTTATTTAACGCGCAGGCTGCAAAACGGCAAATCTGCTCAATTTGGTCAATTGAAATCATGTTGAGACAGATTTTAATGAATCAAACTAATGCTATTGGTGGAGATTTTGAAAGCCGCAAATATCGCTATCTTTATCTTTATCCCACCTACTTTTTTACACCTGAAACCAATAAATTTTTGCAATTAGCCTACAATCAATTCGCGAGAACGCGATTTGATGCTGAGTTGCGAAAGCATTTCATCACCGATCAACAAATAGCAAAATTCAGCATTCAAAATTATCAGCAAGTCGATACGCTGCTGATTAAAGAGAATTTACAACCAGATGACGATCGCACTTTTAAAATCAGTTTTCCAGAAAAGGAAACTCTAACATTTTTCTTCTTAGGATTACCCCCAGGAAGAGAACCAACAGACACTGAATCTTGGGTAACGCCTGCATGGCTAGCATTAACCTTACCGCTAGTTATGGATGTAAAAGTTGTTGCATCCGAGTCACCAGTTCCACCATTTATTAGTGGTGCAGAATTTGAAGAAACGGCGTTATTAGATGGCGAACATCAAGCGATTCATTCTCTGATTAAAAAAGATAATTATCGCTTAGATAGTATCTTACCTCGTAAATCGGGAGAGTTTTCACCATTAAATACACTAACTGCTGCTTACTCAATTCACCTAGAAGTCAACCGTAAAAAGGATGGCGATCCAGATTGGGGTAAGTTAGCAGACTTAGCGCGGGATTTAGAAACAAGTCCACTGTATGTCTTTCACTATCTTAATAAATGGTTGCGGAAACAAGACAAGGTTGAGACTGTATCTATTGCCAAAACTCGCTTATATTTAGATTTTTACCATTACTTTGAGCCAGGAGGAGAAACCGTGAATCAACTGCGTGAATTAACAGAACTCTATCGCCGTTTTTATCGTGCGAAAAGTTCTTATGCTAAAGCCAATGCAATCCTTAAACCCATTGATGAAGCTGCGGATGTACTTCTGAAAATTGATAAAGCTATAGCTAGTGACGCTGAATCATTAACAGATGTTGTGGCTGCACGTTTATCAAAATTAATGAATAACGTACGCCGAAAAGCAGCAGAAGGTAAACCTACCCTAACTTTAGTGGAGGGAAAGTGGAAACCTGCATTAACTCCAGAAGAAGAAAGACAAGCAGTTTATGATTTTGCTAAGTATTTTGTCAAAGAGATTTTTGAGGGAAGTTTTAAAAGCGATCGCGCACGTTTAGCAGGTACTCAACTCAATCTCATCCGCGATACCTGTGAATACCTTTATCGCCTCGCAGATGATGAAGAACGCAAGAACCTTCCGCAAGCAGAATCCGAAGATATTCCTGATTTAGATGTTGATGATGCAGCCTAA
- a CDS encoding DUF433 domain-containing protein produces MSNDNLLYRISIDPNICFGKPRIKGHRIPVSLILDLLAAGETMEAILEEYPGLEKEDILACIAYGAEMARDCFVEIPIGTHQEIKK; encoded by the coding sequence ATGAGTAATGATAATTTACTTTACCGAATTTCTATCGATCCAAATATCTGTTTTGGCAAACCCCGAATTAAAGGACATCGCATACCAGTATCTTTGATTCTTGATTTATTAGCCGCAGGGGAGACAATGGAAGCAATTTTAGAAGAATATCCAGGTCTTGAAAAAGAGGATATTTTAGCATGTATTGCCTATGGTGCAGAAATGGCAAGAGATTGTTTTGTTGAAATTCCTATTGGTACTCACCAGGAAATAAAAAAGTGA